In Sphingopyxis sp. FD7, a single window of DNA contains:
- a CDS encoding phospholipase D-like domain-containing protein: MAEVAEHRIELIFDGGERLARLIALIDGAARSIDLIMYIFENDAAGLSILRALTAAARRGVRVRALIDSFGSGDTPDAMFSPLREAGGSATFFSRRWRSTYLIRNHQKLILIDDAIAITGGFNIADDYLSPPRSGCWFDIGMVIEGPSVARAADWFAKIHDYTVRHDGKLLILRRLIREWPVDGGPVSWLVGGPTQRLSPWARAVRADLDGARQLDMAMAYFSPGQGLLRRLGRVAQRGRARLVMAGKSDNGATIGASRLLYGYLLRKGAEVWEYRPCKLHMKLIVVDDVVYIGSANFDVRSLFVNVELMVRIADAGFAAQMRRFVADLQPDCELITPEAHKARAGWWTRLRWTLAWFVVGVADYTVSRKLNFGLGDPDPDV, translated from the coding sequence ATGGCAGAGGTCGCGGAGCACCGGATCGAACTGATCTTCGACGGCGGCGAACGGCTGGCGCGGCTGATCGCGCTGATCGACGGCGCCGCACGCAGCATCGACCTGATCATGTATATCTTCGAGAATGACGCGGCGGGCCTCAGCATCCTGCGCGCGCTGACGGCGGCCGCGCGCCGCGGGGTGCGCGTGCGCGCGCTGATCGACAGCTTCGGGTCGGGCGACACCCCCGACGCCATGTTCAGCCCGCTGCGCGAAGCAGGCGGCAGCGCGACCTTCTTCTCGCGCCGCTGGCGCTCGACCTATCTCATCCGCAATCACCAGAAGCTGATCCTGATCGACGACGCCATCGCCATCACCGGCGGCTTCAACATCGCCGACGATTATCTGAGCCCGCCGCGCAGCGGTTGCTGGTTCGACATCGGCATGGTGATTGAGGGACCAAGTGTCGCGCGCGCGGCCGACTGGTTCGCCAAAATCCACGATTATACGGTCCGTCACGATGGCAAGCTCCTGATTCTGCGCCGCCTGATCCGCGAATGGCCGGTCGATGGCGGTCCGGTCTCCTGGCTCGTCGGCGGGCCGACACAGCGGCTGTCCCCATGGGCGCGCGCGGTGCGTGCCGATCTGGATGGCGCGCGCCAGCTCGACATGGCGATGGCCTATTTTTCGCCGGGACAAGGCCTGCTTCGCCGCCTCGGCCGCGTCGCGCAGCGGGGCCGTGCGCGCCTTGTCATGGCGGGCAAGTCCGACAATGGCGCGACGATCGGCGCCTCGCGCCTGCTCTATGGCTATCTGCTCCGCAAGGGAGCCGAGGTGTGGGAATATCGGCCGTGCAAGCTGCACATGAAGCTGATCGTCGTCGACGATGTCGTCTATATCGGCTCGGCCAATTTCGACGTGCGCAGCCTGTTCGTCAATGTCGAGCTGATGGTGCGGATCGCCGATGCGGGCTTTGCGGCGCAGATGCGGCGCTTCGTCGCGGACCTCCAGCCCGATTGCGAGCTTATCACGCCCGAGGCGCACAAGGCGCGCGCAGGCTGGTGGACGCGGCTGCGCTGGACGCTCGCCTGGTTCGTCGTCGGCGTCGCCGATTACACCGTGTCGCGCAAACTCAACTTCGGCCTCGGCGATCCCGACCCGGATGTTTAG
- a CDS encoding class I SAM-dependent methyltransferase, with translation MTNPRAQAQQTKAPLVRRLREGMKRFFGPWGMFVRGFIKHPVMVGSIVPSSPTLIGHMLKPVDWKNTRLFVEYGPGVGTFCRPVLERMAGDATLIAIDTNEDFIDYLRKDIRDSRFIAVHGSAADVEAIVRAHGFDHADYVLSGLPFSTLPAGVGPAIAAATHRILRPGGAFLVYQFRARARDFLAAHFARIDDAFEWVNVPPCFLFWGWKD, from the coding sequence ATGACCAATCCGCGGGCGCAGGCCCAACAAACCAAGGCCCCGCTGGTCCGCCGACTGCGCGAGGGGATGAAGCGCTTTTTCGGACCGTGGGGCATGTTCGTGCGCGGGTTCATCAAGCATCCGGTGATGGTCGGATCGATCGTGCCGTCGTCGCCGACGCTGATCGGCCACATGCTGAAACCCGTCGACTGGAAGAATACCAGATTGTTCGTCGAATATGGCCCCGGCGTCGGCACCTTCTGCCGCCCGGTGCTCGAGCGGATGGCGGGCGACGCAACCTTGATCGCGATCGACACGAACGAGGATTTCATCGATTATTTGCGGAAGGATATCCGCGACAGCCGCTTTATCGCCGTTCACGGCTCGGCCGCGGACGTCGAGGCAATCGTTCGCGCGCACGGGTTCGATCACGCCGATTATGTGCTGTCGGGCCTGCCCTTTTCGACGCTGCCCGCGGGGGTCGGGCCAGCGATCGCCGCGGCGACGCACCGCATTTTGCGCCCCGGCGGCGCCTTCCTCGTCTATCAGTTCCGCGCCCGCGCGCGTGATTTCCTGGCCGCGCATTTCGCGCGCATCGACGATGCGTTCGAGTGGGTGAATGTCCCGCCCTGTTTCCTCTTCTGGGGCTGGAAAGACTAA
- a CDS encoding MFS transporter, giving the protein MATASHSIPPDRMAVLFAVMLVAAAGNTAMQSILPAIGAKLHIPDVWVSLAFSWSALLWVLTAPHWARQSDRRGRKALMALGVIGFLSSMALCGLVLWSGLQGWLAAGMTFILFALFRSLYGGLGSAAPPAVQAYVAARTDPEQRTQALSLVSSSFGLGTVIGPAVAPFFILPIVGLAGPLLIFALIGLAVLIALRWRLPNDVPRFAARGSIMSYPTTGAASQAATDEEEVEEAQSPDGGTPLSEPLRWTDRRVRPWLLAGFLGGQAQAMVLGVIGFLILDRLNLRMRPDEGAAMTGIVLMAGAFATLLSQWGLIPLLKMSPRTAVLGGAALGGAGTLLTGFSYDFHGIIIGFALASLGFGLFRPGFTAGASLAVPRRDQGGIAGMTASINGSAYIVSPAIGVLVYNWHPIVAYGLMASFCGWLVLWGWSALRLDRPDT; this is encoded by the coding sequence ATGGCGACGGCATCGCATTCCATTCCCCCCGACCGTATGGCGGTGCTGTTTGCGGTGATGCTGGTGGCGGCGGCGGGCAACACCGCGATGCAGTCGATCCTGCCCGCGATCGGCGCCAAATTGCACATCCCCGACGTGTGGGTCAGCCTGGCGTTCAGCTGGTCGGCGCTGCTCTGGGTGCTCACCGCGCCGCACTGGGCGCGCCAGTCGGACAGGCGCGGACGCAAGGCGCTGATGGCGCTGGGCGTGATCGGTTTCCTGTCGTCGATGGCGCTCTGCGGCCTCGTCCTGTGGTCGGGGCTTCAGGGCTGGCTCGCGGCGGGCATGACCTTCATCCTCTTCGCGCTGTTCCGCAGTCTCTACGGCGGGCTGGGCTCCGCCGCGCCGCCGGCGGTACAGGCCTATGTCGCCGCGCGCACCGATCCCGAACAGCGCACGCAGGCGCTTTCGCTCGTCTCCTCCTCCTTCGGCCTCGGCACGGTGATCGGCCCCGCGGTCGCGCCCTTCTTCATCCTTCCTATCGTCGGTCTCGCGGGGCCGCTGCTCATCTTTGCGCTCATCGGGCTCGCCGTGCTCATCGCGCTGCGCTGGCGCCTTCCCAACGACGTCCCGCGCTTTGCCGCGCGCGGCTCGATCATGTCCTATCCGACCACTGGCGCCGCCTCGCAAGCCGCCACGGACGAGGAGGAGGTCGAAGAAGCGCAATCCCCCGACGGAGGCACGCCGTTGTCCGAGCCGTTGCGCTGGACCGACCGGCGCGTCCGGCCCTGGCTGCTCGCGGGCTTCCTCGGCGGGCAGGCGCAGGCGATGGTGCTCGGCGTGATCGGCTTTCTGATCCTCGACCGGCTCAACCTGCGGATGCGTCCCGACGAGGGCGCGGCGATGACCGGAATCGTGCTGATGGCGGGCGCCTTCGCAACCTTGCTCTCGCAATGGGGGCTGATCCCGCTGCTCAAAATGTCGCCGCGCACCGCGGTGCTCGGCGGCGCAGCGCTCGGCGGCGCGGGGACGCTGCTCACCGGCTTTTCCTACGATTTTCACGGCATCATCATCGGCTTCGCGCTCGCCTCGCTCGGCTTCGGGCTGTTCCGTCCGGGGTTCACCGCCGGCGCGTCGCTCGCCGTGCCGCGCCGCGACCAGGGCGGGATCGCGGGGATGACCGCCTCGATCAACGGATCGGCCTATATCGTGTCCCCCGCGATCGGCGTGCTCGTCTATAACTGGCACCCCATCGTGGCCTATGGCCTGATGGCGAGCTTCTGCGGCTGGCTCGTGCTCTGGGGCTGGTCGGCGCTGCGGCTCGACCGGCCTGATACATAG
- a CDS encoding CDC48 family AAA ATPase, whose protein sequence is MADAAVKEKQVKLQVANARAEESGGGIARIPRAAMAALGVSEGDIVQISGKRDTASRVVAPYPEDEGLNVIRLDGLQRANAGAGAGDVVVLSRVETRAATRVVFAPAQENLRLQGSANALKRSFFGRPLVAGDTVATAGQQRVSAGDMPPQLRQMLNAPAYALAEVRLLVVSASPKGVVTIDENTEVELLPEYQEPHDARRTDVTYDDLGGLGETIDQLREMVELPLRYPELFRRLGVDPPRGVLLHGPPGTGKTRLARAVANESEAQFFLINGPEIMGSAYGESEKRLRDIFEQAAKAAPSILFIDEIDSIAPKRGQVQGEAEKRLVAQLLTLMDGLEPRTNLVVIAATNRPDAIDEALRRPGRFDREIVIGVPDEKGRREILGIHTRGMPLGEDVDLDELARTTFGFVGADMAALTREAAIEAVRRIMPRLNLEDGTIPPEVLDELSVLRADFNNALKRVQPSAMREVMVQAPKTRWSDIGGLDAARDKMIEGIELPLKHPEAFRRLGIRPAKGFLLYGPPGTGKTLLAKAAARESDANFIAIKSSDLLSKWYGESEQQIARLFARARAVAPTIIFIDELDSLVPARGSGTSGEPQVTERVVNTILAEMDGIEEMQSVVVIGATNRPNLIDPALLRPGRLDELIYVSVPDAGGRRRILEIHTAKMPLAEDVDLGALAARADRFTGADLEDLVRRAGLAALKRSMTSEVVTMADFESALKDTRASVTEAMEKDYEKIQGEIKQKAMSVDPIGFFAPGMLKPVRDHKHEEPRD, encoded by the coding sequence TTGGCCGATGCAGCGGTAAAAGAAAAACAGGTCAAATTGCAGGTTGCGAACGCCCGCGCCGAGGAAAGCGGCGGCGGAATCGCGCGCATTCCGCGCGCGGCGATGGCCGCGCTGGGCGTCAGCGAAGGCGACATCGTGCAGATCAGCGGCAAGCGCGACACGGCATCGCGCGTCGTCGCCCCCTATCCCGAGGACGAGGGCCTGAACGTCATCCGCCTCGATGGGCTGCAGCGGGCCAACGCCGGAGCGGGCGCGGGCGATGTGGTGGTTCTGAGCCGCGTCGAAACACGCGCGGCAACGCGGGTCGTCTTTGCGCCCGCGCAGGAGAATCTGCGGCTGCAAGGTTCGGCGAACGCGCTGAAGCGCAGTTTTTTCGGTCGTCCGCTCGTCGCGGGCGATACGGTGGCGACCGCGGGGCAGCAACGCGTGTCGGCGGGCGACATGCCGCCACAGCTGCGCCAGATGCTCAATGCGCCGGCCTATGCGCTGGCCGAAGTGCGGCTGCTCGTCGTGTCGGCGAGCCCCAAGGGCGTCGTCACGATCGACGAGAATACCGAGGTCGAACTTCTCCCCGAATATCAGGAGCCGCACGACGCGCGCCGCACCGACGTCACCTATGACGATCTTGGCGGCCTGGGTGAGACGATCGACCAGCTGCGCGAGATGGTCGAGCTGCCGCTGCGCTATCCCGAGCTGTTCCGCCGCCTGGGGGTCGATCCGCCGCGCGGCGTGCTGCTGCACGGCCCGCCGGGAACGGGCAAGACGCGGCTCGCGCGCGCGGTCGCGAACGAGAGCGAGGCGCAATTCTTCCTCATCAACGGGCCGGAGATCATGGGCAGCGCCTATGGCGAGTCCGAAAAGCGGCTGCGCGATATTTTCGAGCAGGCGGCCAAGGCCGCGCCGTCGATCCTGTTCATCGACGAGATCGATTCGATCGCGCCGAAACGCGGACAGGTGCAGGGCGAGGCCGAAAAGCGCCTCGTTGCGCAATTGCTCACGCTGATGGACGGGCTGGAGCCGCGCACCAACCTCGTCGTGATCGCGGCGACCAACCGCCCCGACGCGATCGACGAAGCCCTGCGGCGGCCCGGCCGCTTCGACCGCGAGATCGTGATCGGCGTCCCCGATGAAAAGGGACGGCGCGAGATATTGGGGATTCACACGCGCGGGATGCCGCTGGGCGAGGATGTCGACCTCGACGAGCTGGCGCGCACCACCTTTGGCTTCGTCGGCGCCGACATGGCCGCGCTGACGCGCGAGGCGGCAATCGAGGCCGTGCGGCGAATCATGCCCAGGCTGAACCTCGAGGACGGGACGATCCCGCCCGAGGTGCTCGACGAACTCAGTGTGCTGCGCGCCGATTTCAACAATGCGCTGAAGCGCGTCCAGCCGTCGGCGATGCGCGAGGTGATGGTGCAGGCGCCCAAGACGCGCTGGAGCGACATCGGCGGGCTGGACGCCGCGCGCGACAAGATGATCGAGGGCATCGAATTGCCGCTGAAGCATCCCGAAGCCTTCCGGCGGCTGGGCATTCGCCCGGCCAAGGGTTTCCTGCTCTATGGCCCGCCGGGCACCGGCAAGACCCTGCTCGCCAAGGCGGCGGCACGCGAATCGGACGCCAATTTCATCGCGATCAAATCGTCGGACCTGCTGTCCAAATGGTATGGCGAGAGCGAGCAGCAGATCGCGCGGCTGTTCGCGCGCGCGCGCGCGGTCGCGCCGACGATCATCTTCATCGACGAACTCGACAGCCTGGTTCCGGCGCGCGGCAGCGGGACGTCGGGCGAGCCGCAGGTGACCGAGCGCGTCGTCAACACGATCCTGGCCGAAATGGACGGGATCGAGGAGATGCAATCGGTCGTCGTGATCGGCGCGACCAATCGCCCGAACTTGATCGACCCCGCTTTGCTGCGCCCCGGACGGCTCGACGAGCTGATCTATGTTTCGGTGCCCGATGCGGGCGGTCGCAGACGGATACTGGAAATCCACACGGCGAAGATGCCGCTGGCGGAGGATGTCGATCTGGGTGCGCTGGCGGCACGCGCGGACCGTTTCACCGGCGCGGACCTGGAGGATCTGGTGCGTCGCGCGGGACTGGCCGCGCTCAAGCGGTCGATGACGAGCGAGGTCGTGACGATGGCCGATTTCGAGAGCGCGCTCAAGGATACGCGCGCCTCGGTCACCGAGGCGATGGAGAAGGATTATGAAAAAATCCAGGGCGAGATCAAGCAGAAGGCGATGAGCGTCGACCCCATCGGCTTTTTCGCGCCGGGGATGCTGAAGCCCGTCCGCGACCATAAGCATGAGGAGCCGCGCGATTGA